aaattaaatattatattccttCTGAATTTGTAGCATTGGATTcgtatgattttttaaatttttatttaagcaCATGTCAGGGAATAATGATTGTTTGTGTCAATATATGGCCACGACAAGGAAATATTTTGGCCTCTTGGTACTAGCGGGCCCCATTTGTCTCCCACTGCAAATTTCTTCAGCCCTGAGGGGTGCGCTTCAACTCGCACAAAGGTCACCTCTACATGATCATTCGCACCTCCCCTGTTAAAAATTCTCTGCTTTCTCCTAAACAAAGCCTGATCTTTTACTCATGGCGGTAAGGATCGACAGAAAATCAAGCATTTTCCGTCGAAGCCACAACAATTGAATCTAAGCCACTCGGATTTGCAGCTGCTGGGCTGCAATTACATTCAGAAAGGCCTCGTTTATTCCATGTCCGATGTCTCCCGAGATTTCGAAAGGGCGGTGGAGAAAATGAAGAAGAGTCTCTCAGACGCTCTGGTGCACTTCTATCCACTGGCCGGAAGACTGGCCACTTCGCCGGAAGGCTTTGTGTATATTGATTGTAATGACCGTGGAGCAGATTTTATTGAAGCGTCTGCCCCTGACATTAGGGTTTCAGAGGTGATGAACGAGACGGTCAGTGATGTTGTTGGCGAGCTGTTTGCCCTCAATGGAGCTCTCAATATGGATGCGCATTCTCTTCCTCTCTTGGTTGTTCAGGTACGCTTGCTTTTAATGGAGGAGCTTAAACAGTCCCCAGGTTTTTCATTTAGGGTTTCGCCATTAATAAACCAGAATGTTTTCTCTTCACTTTCAATGTTGGTGTTATTTGGTGTTTTGGGTTTGCTTTTGATTTTAGGTGTTCATTTAACGGTTTATCTAATTTTTCAATTACTAACTTtataaaaaataagaaataatagATAAAAGTCCCTTAAAAAATTTCACGTAACTGTTCAATTGGTTCATTTGTACTCATAGTGCAAGActatttagacattttttttacaTAAGTATCGACAATTTTAACTTCACAGTTATTGGAGCATCTTTGAGCAAGTATCGAGCAACACTTAGTTAGCTATAATGGCTACTAGAACGCTTCCCTTAGCGAATTTATTAATATAgtcattaaaaaaattgtttttcatttaaggttttgtcattaataAATGTGAATGTGTTCTTTTCACTTTCTTGTTGTTTTTATTTAGGTGTAT
This genomic stretch from Cryptomeria japonica chromosome 8, Sugi_1.0, whole genome shotgun sequence harbors:
- the LOC131067727 gene encoding omega-hydroxypalmitate O-feruloyl transferase-like isoform X2, with amino-acid sequence MSDVSRDFERAVEKMKKSLSDALVHFYPLAGRLATSPEGFVYIDCNDRGADFIEASAPDIRVSEVMNETVSDVVGELFALNGALNMDAHSLPLLVVQLNISKHKYLIREMMKRDHLVMK
- the LOC131067727 gene encoding omega-hydroxypalmitate O-feruloyl transferase-like isoform X1, producing the protein MSDVSRDFERAVEKMKKSLSDALVHFYPLAGRLATSPEGFVYIDCNDRGADFIEASAPDIRVSEVMNETVSDVVGELFALNGALNMDAHSLPLLVVQLNISKHKYSIREMMKKDHLAKK
- the LOC131067727 gene encoding omega-hydroxypalmitate O-feruloyl transferase-like isoform X3; amino-acid sequence: MSDVSRDFERAVEKMKKSLSDALVHFYPLAGRLATSPEGFVYIDCNDRGADFIEASAPDIRVSEVMNETVSDVVGELFALNGALNMDAHSLPLLVVQLLEHL